In Amycolatopsis jiangsuensis, the following proteins share a genomic window:
- a CDS encoding DUF309 domain-containing protein codes for MNSRDRDETGRARNSRPRDGLGRPLPYGSAGVARQPEGVVRTPQETLAEAQDLLDAGRPFHAHEVFEDAWKSTDGPDRELWRGLAQLAVGMTHALRGNSTGASALLERGAENVEPYRESPPHGIDVAGLQTWARALAAEVKHRARAEPASPRLTG; via the coding sequence GTGAACAGCCGTGATCGCGACGAAACAGGCCGCGCGCGCAACTCCCGCCCGCGTGACGGCCTGGGCCGGCCGTTGCCGTACGGGTCGGCGGGAGTGGCCCGCCAGCCGGAGGGTGTGGTGCGTACGCCGCAGGAGACCCTGGCCGAGGCGCAGGACCTGCTCGACGCCGGCCGCCCCTTCCATGCACACGAGGTGTTCGAGGACGCGTGGAAGTCCACCGACGGCCCCGACCGGGAGCTGTGGCGTGGCTTGGCCCAGCTGGCGGTCGGCATGACGCACGCACTGCGCGGCAACAGCACCGGCGCGTCCGCCCTGCTCGAACGCGGCGCGGAGAACGTCGAGCCCTACCGCGAGTCCCCGCCACACGGCATCGACGTGGCCGGCCTGCAAACCTGGGCACGCGCGCTGGCAGCGGAGGTCAAGCACCGAGCCCGCGCGGAGCCGGCAAGCCCCCGGCTGACCGGATAA
- a CDS encoding MBL fold metallo-hydrolase, translating into MTAIVQNLVTSGVFELDGGSWNVDNNVWIVGDDTEVIVIDAAHDADAIADVVGDRAVRAIVCTHAHNDHVNAAPALAERTGAPILLHPDDRVVWDLTHPDRAPDGELADGQRITVAGTDLTVLHTPGHAPGAVCLHSPDLGVLFTGDTLFHGGPGATGRSYSDYPTIVRSIRERLFALPETTTVHTGHGEGTTIGAEQATSTTWPEA; encoded by the coding sequence ATGACGGCCATAGTGCAGAACCTGGTCACGTCGGGTGTGTTCGAGCTCGACGGCGGCAGCTGGAACGTGGACAACAACGTCTGGATCGTCGGCGACGACACCGAGGTGATCGTGATCGACGCGGCGCACGACGCGGACGCCATCGCCGACGTGGTCGGGGACCGCGCCGTCCGCGCGATCGTCTGCACACACGCGCACAACGACCACGTCAACGCCGCCCCCGCGCTGGCAGAGCGCACCGGCGCGCCGATCCTGCTGCACCCGGACGACCGCGTCGTCTGGGACCTGACCCACCCGGACCGCGCCCCCGACGGCGAACTGGCCGACGGACAGCGGATCACCGTCGCCGGCACCGACCTCACCGTGCTGCACACCCCCGGTCACGCCCCGGGCGCGGTCTGCCTGCACAGCCCGGACCTGGGCGTCCTGTTCACCGGCGACACGCTCTTCCACGGCGGCCCCGGCGCGACCGGCCGGTCGTACTCGGACTACCCGACCATCGTGCGCTCCATCCGCGAACGCCTCTTCGCCCTACCGGAAACGACGACCGTCCACACCGGCCACGGCGAAGGCACCACGATCGGCGCGGAACAGGCAACGTCCACCACCTGGCCCGAAGCCTGA
- a CDS encoding NADH:flavin oxidoreductase/NADH oxidase family protein: MTATRELLAEPLQLRCGAVLPHRLAKSALSEQLGDRRNAPTAELAELYRTWARGGAGLLVTGNVMVDPAALGEPRNVALPARPDAAAYRRWARTVEGTDARLWVQLNHPGRQSPRYLSRQPVAPSAVPFGDRGVRTAFAPPRALTGNEIEAIVARFALAARTFVDAGFAGVQLHGAHGYLISQFLSPLVNRREDEWGRDRSRFLLEVVRAVRGAVGDRVPVSVKLNSADFQRGGFDEDESLRVVRALGEAGIDLLEISGGTYEKAAMVGTVRASTARREAYFLDYASKARQVSDVALMVTGGFTTASAMAEALGSGALDVIGLGRPYTVDPQLPGRLLAGQDVLAQRRCPRTGIRLADSLLEIQWHTQQLHRLAAGKPADDRSAVRALLTAGFNDPLNAFRRVRG, translated from the coding sequence ATGACAGCCACCCGGGAACTGCTGGCCGAACCGCTCCAGCTGCGCTGCGGCGCTGTCCTGCCGCACCGGCTCGCGAAGTCGGCGTTGAGCGAGCAGCTCGGTGACCGCCGCAACGCGCCGACCGCCGAGCTGGCCGAGCTCTACCGGACCTGGGCACGCGGTGGCGCGGGGCTCCTCGTGACCGGCAACGTGATGGTCGACCCGGCCGCGCTCGGCGAACCGCGGAACGTGGCCCTGCCGGCCCGTCCGGACGCCGCGGCGTACCGGCGGTGGGCGCGGACAGTCGAGGGCACGGACGCGCGACTGTGGGTTCAGCTCAACCACCCCGGCCGTCAGAGCCCGCGGTACCTGTCGCGGCAGCCCGTCGCGCCGTCCGCGGTGCCGTTCGGCGACCGCGGCGTGCGCACCGCGTTCGCGCCTCCCCGCGCACTCACCGGGAACGAGATCGAGGCCATCGTGGCGCGGTTCGCGCTGGCTGCGCGGACGTTCGTGGACGCCGGGTTCGCGGGCGTGCAGCTGCACGGCGCACACGGTTATCTGATCTCGCAGTTCCTCTCCCCGCTGGTGAACCGGCGTGAGGACGAGTGGGGCCGGGACCGCAGCCGGTTCCTGCTCGAGGTGGTGCGCGCCGTACGGGGCGCGGTGGGGGATCGGGTGCCGGTTTCGGTGAAGCTGAACAGCGCCGACTTCCAGCGTGGTGGCTTCGACGAGGACGAGTCGCTGCGGGTGGTCCGGGCACTCGGCGAGGCGGGTATCGACCTGCTGGAGATTTCCGGCGGGACCTACGAAAAGGCCGCAATGGTGGGCACGGTGCGGGCGAGCACCGCGCGACGGGAAGCGTATTTCCTTGACTACGCGTCGAAAGCCCGCCAAGTCAGCGACGTCGCGCTGATGGTGACCGGCGGTTTCACCACGGCGTCCGCGATGGCCGAAGCGCTCGGTTCCGGTGCGCTGGACGTGATCGGGCTCGGGCGTCCGTACACAGTGGATCCGCAGCTGCCCGGACGGCTGCTGGCCGGGCAGGACGTGCTCGCGCAGCGGCGGTGTCCGCGCACCGGAATCCGGCTCGCCGACAGCCTGCTGGAGATCCAGTGGCACACCCAGCAGCTGCATCGGCTGGCGGCGGGCAAACCGGCGGACGACCGCAGCGCGGTCCGTGCCTTGCTGACCGCAGGGTTCAACGATCCGCTGAACGCGTTCCGCCGGGTCCGCGGCTGA
- a CDS encoding ATP-dependent DNA ligase → MLLTDLVTASAELTATRSRKAKIAVLAGVLRAAAPAELPAVIAYLTGQTAQDRLGAGWRTLAELAVPPASEPAVEVGELDAALTEVAAATGAGSVKRRAEVLTALFARLTRAEQEFVVRLVTGELRQGALEGVMVEAVAVAAEVGLEQVRRAFMLSGRLPVTGHAALTGGADALARFRLAIGRPVRPMLASPAESLDEAAAEHRHALVEYKMDGARIQVHRQGTDVHVYTRTLREITSSVAELVELVRSLPCESVVLDGETLALSDDGRPRPFQETMSRFGSTREEQVRALLLRPYFFDCLHLDGVDLLDAPLSERNAALRRVAGPHVIPGEVEPADPAAVLEGSMAAGHEGVMVKDLDSVYAAGRRGRAWLKVKPVHTIDLVVLAAEWGHGRRTGKLSNLHLGARDPDGGPPIMVGKTFKGLTDELLAWQTERLQEIETHRDRWTVYVRPELVVEIELDGAQVSTRYPGGLALRFARVVRYRPDKEPAEADTIDTIRSLLRGDRAE, encoded by the coding sequence GTGTTGCTCACCGACCTCGTCACCGCCTCCGCCGAGCTGACGGCCACCCGGTCCAGGAAGGCGAAAATCGCCGTACTGGCCGGCGTGCTGCGCGCGGCCGCGCCCGCCGAGCTGCCCGCCGTGATCGCCTACCTCACCGGGCAGACCGCGCAGGACCGGCTGGGCGCGGGCTGGCGCACCCTCGCCGAGCTCGCCGTCCCGCCCGCGTCGGAGCCGGCCGTCGAGGTGGGCGAACTCGACGCGGCGCTCACCGAGGTCGCGGCCGCCACCGGGGCCGGTTCGGTCAAACGGCGTGCGGAGGTGCTCACCGCGCTGTTCGCCCGGCTCACCAGGGCCGAGCAGGAGTTCGTCGTCCGGCTCGTCACCGGAGAGCTGCGGCAGGGCGCGCTGGAGGGGGTGATGGTCGAGGCGGTGGCGGTCGCCGCCGAGGTGGGCCTCGAGCAGGTGCGGCGAGCGTTCATGCTGTCCGGCCGGCTGCCGGTCACCGGGCACGCAGCGCTGACCGGAGGCGCGGACGCGCTCGCACGGTTCCGGCTGGCAATCGGCCGTCCGGTGCGGCCGATGCTGGCCTCGCCGGCGGAATCGCTGGACGAGGCCGCCGCCGAGCACCGGCACGCGCTGGTCGAGTACAAAATGGACGGTGCGCGGATCCAGGTGCACCGCCAGGGCACCGATGTCCACGTCTACACCCGTACGTTGCGCGAGATCACGTCCAGCGTCGCCGAGCTGGTGGAGCTGGTGCGGTCGCTGCCGTGCGAATCGGTGGTGCTGGACGGGGAGACGCTGGCGCTCAGCGACGACGGCAGGCCGCGGCCGTTCCAGGAGACGATGAGCCGTTTCGGCAGCACGCGGGAGGAGCAGGTGCGGGCGTTGCTGCTGCGGCCGTACTTCTTCGACTGCCTGCACCTCGACGGCGTGGATCTGCTCGACGCACCGCTGTCCGAACGCAACGCGGCGTTGCGCCGGGTGGCCGGCCCGCACGTGATCCCGGGCGAGGTGGAGCCGGCCGATCCGGCCGCGGTGCTCGAAGGCTCGATGGCGGCAGGTCACGAGGGCGTGATGGTGAAGGACCTCGATTCGGTCTACGCGGCGGGGCGGCGCGGACGTGCCTGGCTCAAGGTGAAACCGGTGCACACCATCGATCTCGTGGTGCTCGCCGCGGAATGGGGACACGGCAGGCGCACCGGCAAGCTGTCCAATCTGCACCTCGGCGCGCGGGATCCGGACGGCGGTCCGCCGATCATGGTGGGCAAGACGTTCAAGGGCCTCACCGACGAGCTGCTGGCCTGGCAGACCGAGCGGTTGCAGGAGATCGAAACCCATCGGGACCGCTGGACGGTTTACGTGCGGCCCGAGCTGGTGGTGGAAATCGAGCTGGACGGCGCGCAGGTCAGCACGCGGTATCCGGGCGGGCTGGCGTTGCGGTTCGCGCGGGTGGTGCGCTACCGCCCGGACAAGGAGCCGGCGGAGGCGGACACCATCGACACGATTCGGTCGCTGCTGCGAGGGGATCGGGCGGAATGA
- a CDS encoding PstS family phosphate ABC transporter substrate-binding protein, which translates to MGFGEIVRSLAEVLTSGRGIVPIAVVAGATIAAPLIDRYVIRRRRLLFRVLYNSKIGLSPVILGDGHDGAAQQDPELARTVRLLEPLSVVVIRIRNTGSFDIRPEDFEHPLQFTFGDRVVWDARVSEARDGLRDVVRNGLEFFTDHEPDPEPVPESARLSGLRALLPQRLTDFLRQPDPSAVRTRAPQWHGVQLGQLSLKRREKFKLVVVLREPDSWPGGTLSKEWAWTGRLGGGRIKDERKQRWLSWPVITVAIGVLLTGALISTLIVAASQSAEPGCGTGSLSVHGSSAFAPIIDNVAHEYHRQCPGAGITTRATGSVSAVRELGPLPPEGKDSLAVLSDGKATGPDLVAQPVAVLMYSMVVNSAAGVDRLTTDQVRGIFGGRYRDWAQLRPGPSLPIRIVGRGQESGTRITFEHKVLSAAEPALSSDDCRTAGRAPDATVVRCERGTTAELLHAVGETPGAVGYADAPAAKVESVRGGKVTVAQLDGRYPDATSIDAGYRFWTVEYLYTKGVPENDSLLKLFLDYLRSSTARAELQDAGYTPCVTKQGLPEPHCTRPDA; encoded by the coding sequence GTGGGCTTCGGGGAGATCGTGCGGAGCCTCGCCGAGGTGCTCACCTCCGGTCGGGGCATCGTCCCGATCGCGGTCGTGGCCGGGGCGACGATCGCCGCCCCGCTGATCGACCGTTACGTGATCCGGCGCAGGCGGCTGCTTTTCCGGGTCCTGTACAACTCGAAGATCGGCCTCAGCCCGGTCATCCTCGGCGACGGCCACGACGGTGCGGCACAACAGGATCCCGAGCTGGCCCGCACAGTCCGGCTGCTGGAACCGCTCAGCGTGGTCGTGATCCGCATCCGCAACACCGGCAGTTTCGACATCCGCCCGGAGGATTTCGAGCATCCGCTGCAGTTCACCTTCGGCGACCGGGTGGTGTGGGACGCGCGGGTGTCCGAGGCCCGCGACGGCCTGCGTGACGTGGTGCGCAACGGGCTCGAGTTCTTCACCGACCACGAACCCGACCCGGAACCGGTCCCCGAGTCCGCGCGGCTGTCCGGTCTGCGGGCCCTGTTGCCGCAGCGGCTCACGGATTTCCTGCGCCAGCCCGATCCGTCCGCTGTGCGGACCCGCGCACCGCAGTGGCACGGCGTGCAACTCGGGCAGCTTTCCCTGAAACGGCGCGAAAAGTTCAAGCTCGTGGTGGTGCTGCGCGAACCGGACAGCTGGCCGGGCGGCACCCTGTCGAAGGAATGGGCGTGGACCGGACGGCTCGGTGGGGGCCGGATCAAGGACGAACGCAAGCAGCGCTGGCTGTCCTGGCCGGTGATCACGGTGGCGATCGGGGTACTGCTGACCGGGGCGCTGATCAGCACGCTGATCGTGGCCGCCTCGCAGTCGGCCGAGCCCGGCTGCGGGACCGGTTCGCTGTCCGTGCACGGGTCGAGTGCGTTCGCGCCGATCATCGACAACGTCGCACACGAGTACCACCGGCAGTGCCCGGGCGCGGGGATCACGACGCGGGCCACGGGCAGCGTTTCGGCGGTCCGCGAACTCGGACCGCTTCCTCCGGAGGGGAAGGACAGCCTCGCCGTGCTGTCCGACGGCAAGGCAACCGGTCCCGACCTGGTGGCACAGCCGGTGGCGGTGCTGATGTACAGCATGGTGGTCAACAGTGCGGCGGGAGTCGACCGGCTGACCACCGACCAGGTGCGCGGGATCTTCGGCGGCCGGTATCGCGACTGGGCACAGCTGCGGCCGGGGCCGTCGCTGCCGATCCGCATCGTCGGCCGCGGGCAGGAATCGGGTACGCGCATCACGTTCGAGCACAAGGTGTTGAGCGCCGCCGAACCTGCGTTGTCTTCGGACGACTGCCGGACGGCGGGGCGCGCGCCGGACGCGACGGTGGTCCGCTGCGAGCGCGGAACGACCGCCGAGCTGCTGCACGCCGTCGGCGAGACGCCCGGCGCGGTCGGATACGCGGACGCGCCGGCCGCCAAAGTCGAGTCAGTCCGGGGCGGCAAGGTGACCGTGGCCCAGCTCGACGGCCGTTACCCGGACGCGACCAGCATCGACGCCGGTTACCGCTTCTGGACGGTCGAGTACCTGTACACGAAAGGGGTACCGGAGAACGATTCGCTGCTCAAGCTGTTCCTGGACTACCTGCGCAGCAGCACCGCGCGGGCGGAACTGCAGGACGCGGGCTACACACCGTGCGTGACGAAGCAGGGTCTGCCGGAGCCGCATTGCACCCGTCCGGACGCTTGA
- a CDS encoding class II fumarate hydratase, which translates to MAEQEFRIEHDTMGEVRVPVDALYRAQTQRAVENFPISGRGLERAQIRALGLLKAAAARVNKQLGVLEPDVADAIAAAADEVAEGRHDEHFPIDVFQTGSGTSSNMNANEVIATLATRSLGRDVHPNDHVNASQSSNDTFPTTIHVAATEAVLTDVVPALEHLAGVIETRAREWQDVVKSGRTHLMDAVPVTLGQEAGAWAAQIRFGVERLQSGLPRLGELPIGGTAVGSGLNAPEGFGAAVAAELANLTGLPLTEARDHFEAQATQDGVVETSGHLRTVAVSLNKIANDLRWLGSGPRAGLAELALPDLQPGSSIMPGKVNPVIPEATLQVVAQVIGNDAAVAFAGAAGNFQLNVNLPVIARNVLESARLLAAVSRLLADKVFAGVTANTDRAREYAEGSPSIVTPLNKYIGYEAAASVAKQALKELKTIREVVIERGFVKDGKLTEAQLDEALDVLRMARGGK; encoded by the coding sequence ATGGCTGAACAGGAATTCCGGATCGAACACGACACGATGGGTGAGGTCCGCGTCCCGGTCGACGCGCTCTACCGTGCGCAGACGCAGCGTGCCGTGGAGAACTTCCCGATCTCCGGCCGCGGTCTCGAGCGGGCCCAGATCCGCGCGCTCGGCCTGTTGAAGGCGGCCGCCGCCCGGGTGAACAAGCAGCTGGGCGTCCTGGAACCCGACGTCGCCGACGCGATCGCCGCGGCCGCGGACGAGGTGGCCGAGGGCAGGCACGACGAGCACTTCCCGATCGACGTGTTCCAGACCGGTTCCGGCACCTCGTCCAACATGAACGCGAACGAGGTCATCGCGACGCTGGCCACGCGTTCGCTGGGCCGTGACGTGCACCCGAACGACCACGTCAACGCCTCGCAGTCCTCGAACGACACCTTCCCGACCACGATCCACGTGGCCGCCACCGAGGCCGTGCTGACCGACGTGGTCCCGGCGCTGGAGCACCTCGCGGGCGTGATCGAGACGCGGGCGCGGGAGTGGCAGGACGTGGTCAAGTCCGGCCGCACGCACCTGATGGACGCGGTGCCGGTCACGCTCGGCCAGGAGGCCGGTGCGTGGGCCGCGCAGATCCGGTTCGGCGTCGAACGGCTGCAGTCCGGCCTGCCGCGGCTGGGTGAGCTGCCGATCGGCGGAACCGCGGTCGGATCCGGGCTGAACGCACCGGAGGGCTTCGGCGCCGCGGTCGCGGCCGAGCTGGCGAACCTGACCGGGTTGCCGCTCACCGAGGCACGCGACCACTTCGAGGCGCAGGCGACCCAGGACGGTGTGGTCGAGACCTCCGGGCACTTGCGCACGGTCGCGGTGTCGCTGAACAAGATCGCGAACGACCTGCGCTGGTTGGGTTCCGGTCCGCGCGCCGGGCTCGCCGAGCTGGCGCTGCCGGACCTGCAGCCGGGTTCGTCGATCATGCCGGGCAAGGTCAACCCGGTCATCCCGGAGGCGACGCTGCAGGTGGTCGCGCAGGTCATCGGCAACGACGCGGCGGTGGCGTTCGCCGGTGCGGCAGGGAACTTCCAGCTCAACGTGAACCTGCCGGTGATCGCACGCAACGTGCTGGAGTCGGCGCGGCTGCTCGCGGCGGTTTCCCGGTTGCTGGCCGACAAGGTCTTCGCCGGCGTCACCGCGAACACCGACCGCGCACGGGAATACGCCGAGGGTTCGCCGTCGATCGTCACGCCGCTGAACAAATACATCGGCTACGAAGCGGCGGCGTCGGTGGCGAAGCAGGCGCTCAAGGAGCTGAAGACGATCCGGGAGGTCGTCATCGAGCGCGGCTTCGTGAAGGACGGCAAGCTCACCGAAGCACAGCTGGACGAGGCTCTCGACGTTTTGCGCATGGCGCGCGGCGGAAAGTAG
- a CDS encoding NAD(P)/FAD-dependent oxidoreductase — protein sequence MDSYDLAVIGAGPTGLFAAYYAGFRGLSMAVIDSLPEPGGQVTAMYPEKMIYDVGGFPAVRGRDLVDGLVAQAEPWRPGYLLGRKAEKLENVGDGVELTLDGGEVLRAGAVLITAGIGEFTPRPLPAGDGWLGRGMVHFVPSLAAHAGQHVVVVGGGDSAFDWCLALHPVAASVTLVHRRARFRAAESIVRQVRELGVRLVTDAEVTSFVAAPGGELTAVDVEVKGGEKEQLRADAVVAALGFTADLGPIESWGLEIDHRAISVDSTMATARPRVYAAGDVAAYPGKVKLIATGFGEAATAVNNIAVALNPEAHLFPGHSSNAE from the coding sequence ATGGATTCCTACGACCTCGCTGTCATCGGCGCCGGACCCACCGGTCTCTTCGCCGCCTACTACGCGGGATTCCGCGGCCTGTCCATGGCCGTGATCGATTCACTGCCGGAACCCGGAGGCCAGGTCACCGCGATGTACCCGGAGAAGATGATCTACGACGTCGGTGGTTTCCCTGCCGTTCGCGGCCGCGATCTGGTGGACGGCCTGGTCGCGCAGGCCGAGCCGTGGCGGCCGGGCTACCTGCTCGGCCGCAAGGCGGAGAAGCTGGAGAACGTCGGAGACGGCGTGGAGCTGACGCTCGACGGCGGTGAGGTGCTGCGGGCCGGCGCCGTGCTGATCACCGCGGGGATCGGCGAGTTCACCCCGCGCCCGCTGCCCGCGGGAGACGGCTGGCTCGGCCGCGGCATGGTGCACTTCGTGCCGTCGCTGGCCGCGCACGCCGGTCAGCACGTGGTCGTGGTCGGTGGCGGCGACTCGGCGTTCGACTGGTGCCTGGCGCTGCACCCGGTCGCGGCGAGCGTCACGCTCGTGCACCGCCGGGCCCGGTTCCGGGCCGCGGAGTCGATCGTGCGGCAGGTGCGGGAACTGGGCGTACGGCTGGTCACCGACGCCGAGGTGACCAGCTTCGTCGCGGCGCCGGGCGGTGAGCTGACGGCGGTGGACGTCGAGGTGAAGGGCGGCGAGAAAGAGCAGCTGCGTGCCGACGCGGTGGTGGCGGCGCTCGGTTTCACCGCCGACCTCGGCCCGATCGAAAGCTGGGGACTGGAAATCGACCACCGCGCGATCTCGGTCGACTCGACCATGGCGACCGCCCGCCCGCGCGTCTACGCGGCCGGCGACGTCGCGGCGTATCCGGGCAAGGTGAAGCTGATCGCCACCGGATTCGGCGAGGCCGCCACCGCGGTGAACAACATCGCGGTGGCCCTGAACCCGGAGGCACACCTGTTCCCCGGCCATTCGAGCAACGCGGAGTGA
- a CDS encoding S1 family peptidase, whose protein sequence is MPKRLPALLSTLVAGLALSSGSAAAAPAVIGGTAADQPYPYVVSLHTSSGELFCAGSLIAPSWVVTAAHCLSPEKPATISLRVGTNDAGQGGETPKAAEFVLSPHFDAANQTGDLGLIRLAEPVRATPVAIGGTAAPGSDVRLLGWGQTCATPDCGPLATSLQQLDTKLVDGAKCTSAFDGTSELCTDSPGGKAGSCYGDSGGPELVRDGDRWVLAGLVSRPGNGSPTCATAPSIATSVVAYQPWIAEKTGS, encoded by the coding sequence GTGCCGAAACGGTTGCCCGCCCTGCTGTCCACCCTCGTCGCCGGCTTGGCGCTCAGCTCGGGCAGCGCGGCCGCCGCTCCGGCGGTCATCGGCGGGACGGCCGCGGACCAGCCCTATCCGTACGTGGTCTCGCTGCACACCTCGTCCGGCGAGTTGTTCTGTGCGGGTTCGCTGATCGCCCCGTCGTGGGTGGTCACCGCGGCGCACTGCCTGTCTCCGGAGAAGCCCGCGACGATCAGTCTGCGCGTCGGCACGAACGACGCCGGCCAGGGCGGGGAAACGCCGAAGGCGGCCGAATTCGTGCTGAGCCCGCATTTCGACGCGGCCAACCAGACCGGCGACCTCGGGTTGATCCGGCTCGCCGAACCGGTGCGGGCCACGCCGGTGGCGATCGGCGGAACCGCCGCGCCGGGCAGCGACGTGCGGCTGCTCGGCTGGGGCCAGACCTGTGCCACCCCGGACTGCGGGCCGCTCGCCACGTCGTTGCAGCAACTCGACACGAAGCTCGTCGACGGTGCGAAGTGCACCTCGGCGTTCGACGGCACTTCCGAGCTGTGCACGGACAGCCCCGGCGGCAAGGCCGGTTCCTGCTACGGCGATTCCGGCGGCCCGGAGCTGGTCCGCGACGGCGACCGCTGGGTGCTGGCCGGCCTGGTCAGCCGGCCCGGCAACGGCTCCCCGACCTGCGCGACGGCGCCGTCCATCGCCACTTCGGTGGTGGCCTACCAGCCGTGGATCGCGGAGAAGACAGGCAGTTGA
- the glpX gene encoding class II fructose-bisphosphatase encodes MTTASDPRHGEAPDRNLAMELVRVTEAAAMAAGRWVGRGDKIGGDGAAVDAMRQLVSTVSMRGVVVIGEGEKDEAPMLFNGEEVGNGDGPDCDVAVDPVDGTTLMAKGMPNALAVLAVAERGAMFDPSAVFYMEKLAVGPDAAGKVDLAAPIAENIRRVAKAKNSSVGDVTVCILDRPRHEQLVKEVRAAGARIRFISDGDVAGAIAAARPSTGVDMLVGIGGTPEGIIAACALKCLGGELQGRLWPKDAAERDKALAAGHDLDRILLNDDLVTGDNVFFCATGVTDGDLLRGVHYRAGGATTQSIVMRSKSGTVRLIDGYHRLEKLRAYSSVNFDGNLELDEDDSVTPPLP; translated from the coding sequence ATGACCACAGCCAGTGACCCGCGCCACGGAGAAGCGCCGGACCGCAACCTCGCGATGGAGCTGGTGCGCGTGACCGAGGCCGCCGCGATGGCGGCCGGCCGCTGGGTCGGCCGCGGCGACAAGATCGGCGGCGACGGCGCGGCGGTCGACGCGATGCGCCAGCTCGTCTCCACCGTCTCGATGCGAGGCGTCGTCGTGATCGGCGAAGGCGAGAAGGACGAAGCGCCGATGCTGTTCAACGGCGAGGAGGTCGGCAACGGCGACGGCCCGGACTGCGACGTCGCGGTGGATCCGGTCGACGGCACGACTCTGATGGCCAAGGGGATGCCGAACGCGCTGGCGGTGCTGGCGGTCGCCGAACGCGGCGCGATGTTCGACCCGTCCGCGGTGTTCTACATGGAGAAGCTCGCCGTCGGACCGGACGCGGCAGGCAAGGTGGACCTGGCCGCGCCGATCGCGGAGAACATCCGCCGGGTGGCCAAGGCGAAGAACTCCAGCGTCGGCGACGTCACGGTGTGCATCCTCGACCGGCCTCGGCACGAGCAGCTGGTCAAGGAGGTCCGCGCGGCGGGCGCCCGGATCCGGTTCATCTCCGACGGCGACGTGGCCGGCGCGATCGCCGCGGCCCGTCCGAGCACCGGCGTGGACATGCTGGTCGGCATCGGCGGGACGCCGGAGGGCATCATCGCCGCGTGCGCGCTGAAGTGCCTCGGCGGCGAGCTGCAGGGCCGGCTGTGGCCGAAGGACGCGGCGGAGCGGGACAAGGCACTGGCCGCCGGCCACGACCTCGACCGGATCCTGCTGAACGACGACCTCGTCACCGGCGACAACGTGTTCTTCTGCGCCACCGGGGTCACCGACGGCGACCTGTTGCGCGGCGTGCACTACCGCGCGGGCGGCGCGACCACGCAGTCCATCGTGATGCGGTCCAAGTCCGGCACGGTCAGACTGATCGACGGCTATCACCGGCTGGAGAAGCTCCGGGCCTACTCGTCCGTGAACTTCGACGGCAACCTCGAACTCGACGAGGACGACAGCGTGACCCCGCCCCTGCCCTAG
- a CDS encoding exodeoxyribonuclease VII small subunit produces MSDSASETAGLGYEQARDQLVEVVKELEAGGLSLEQSLALWEKGEQLAKVCERHLEGARERIEAALASVEADDAE; encoded by the coding sequence GTGAGCGATTCAGCCAGCGAAACCGCCGGCCTCGGCTACGAGCAGGCCCGCGACCAGCTCGTCGAGGTCGTGAAGGAGCTCGAAGCGGGCGGCCTGTCCCTGGAGCAGTCGCTCGCGCTGTGGGAGAAGGGCGAGCAGCTCGCCAAGGTGTGCGAGCGGCATCTGGAAGGTGCGCGCGAGCGGATCGAGGCGGCGCTGGCGTCGGTCGAGGCCGACGACGCAGAGTGA